The sequence below is a genomic window from Halolamina litorea.
GCTGGTGAGCACCGTCTCCGGGGGACCGTCTGCGATCACGCCGCCGTCGGCGACGACGACCAGCCGATCGCAGTACCGCGCCGCGGTGTCGAGGTCGTGGATCGCGGCGACGGCCGCCCGGCCCTCCTCGACCAGCGAGGCGACCGTCTCGAACGTCCGGAGTCGGTGGTTCGGGTCGAGGCTCGCGGTCGGCTCGTCGAGCAACAGGAGCGGCGTTTCCTGTGCTAACGCGCGGGCCAGCAGCACTCGCGAGCGCTCGCCGCCGGATATCTCGGTGACGGGCCGGTCGGCGAACTCGCGTACCTCCGCGCGCTCCATCGCCCGGTCCACGGCGTCGCGGTCCGCTTCGTCCATCGCGCCGAAGCGGGGAACGTGCGGGGTTCGACCCATCTCGACGGCCTCGCGCACGCTGAACGCGAAGGAGACGGCGGTGTCCTGCGGGACCGTCGCGACCCGGCGGCCGATGGCCTTCGCCGAGAGGTCGGCCACGGGGTCGCCCGCCACGACCACCCGACCCAACTCGGGGGTGAGCGTCCCGCGCGCGGCACGTAGGAGCGTGGTCTTCCCGGCCCCGTTAGGGCCGACGAGGCCGACCAGCTCCCCGCGGGCCACGTCGAGACTCACGCCGTCGAGCACGTCGGTGCCGCCGAGGCTCACCGAGAGGTCCTCGACCGACAGTACGGGGTCGTCGGTGGGTGGCGTGTGGTCGTTGGGGGACGGTTCCGTTCGGTTACGCTGATGACTCATAGTTCGTGGACCCTCCGGTTTCGCAGCAGGAAGAGGAAGAACGGCGCGCCGACGGCGGCGGTGACGATGCCCACCGGGAGCTCCTGGGCGCCGCTCCGGGCGACCGTGTCGGCGGCGACGAGGAACGCCGCGCCGGCGACTGACGCCGTCGGCAGCAGCACGCGGTGATCGGGGCCGACGACCAGCCGCAGCACGTGAGGGACGATCAGGCCGACGAAGCCGATGACGCCCGAGACGGCGACGGCGGCGCCGGTGATGACCGCCGAGACAGCGAGCAGCAGTCGCTTGGTCCGCTCGACTTCGATTCCCAGCCCGGCGGCCTCCTCCTCACCCAGCAGCAGGACGTTCAGGTCTCGTGCGTACGCGAGCAAGACGCCGAAGCAGACGAGGACGAACAGGGGGAGCAGCGGGACGCCGGCCACAGGGACGAAATCTCCCCAGCCGGCGTCGTCGAGGTGGCCCATCAGCCAGTAGACGACCTCGCGCATGCTCTGGCCGGAGTGCAGCAGCATGAAGGAGGTGACCGCGCCGAGGAACGTCTGGATCGCCACGCCCGCGAGCAGGAGCGTCGCCACGGGCGTCCGGCCGCCCTCGGTCGCGACGGCGTAGACGACAAACGCCGTCACGAGCGCGCCGACGAACGCCGCCGTCTCCAGTCCGAGCCCGAACGGGAGCAGGGCGGGGGCGACGATGGACGCCACCGCACCGACGGCGGCGCCCGAGGAGACGCCGACGATGGAGGGGTCGGCCATCGGGTTCCGGAAGAACCCCTGCATCACTGTCCCGGCGGCGGCCAGCGCGAACCCCACGAGTGCGCCGAGCAGGATCCGCGGGAGCCGGACGGCCATCACGATGGCCCGATGGGACTCCCGCAGCGAGAACGAGAAGGGGTGGTGCCAGCCGAGGTCGCCGCCGGCGAGGCTCGGGACGGCGACGGCCTCCAGTACGGCCTTCACGACGGTTTCGGCGGGCACCGGGACGGGACCGATCCCGGCGCTGGCGACGATGACGGCGACGAGCGCGAGGCTGAGCGCCGCTGACCAGCCGGCCGCTCGCCGAATCGCGTCCATACCCAAAGCTGAGTTGCGTTAGATAAATACTTATTGCACTAGCTGCCAGGTGGAGTCGATGCGAACGTATGCGACGCTGATGCTCGTACTGTGTACCCTCCTCGCTGGGGCCGCGCCGGCCGCGGCGGTCGGCGCGCCCGGCGCGGGCGCCGTCGATACCGTCGACGCCGCCGACGCCACGCTCCAGCAGGAGACACCCGACTGTTCCTTCCCGTTCACGTCGACCGACGTGACCGGCACCGAGGTGACCGTCGAGGAAGCACCGGAGACCGTGACGACGCTGGGCGCCAGCGCGGCCCAGACGATGTGGGAGATCGGCGGCAAGGAGCAGGTCGTCGGGCTCAGCAGCAACGCCCACTACCTCGCGAACGCCGAGAGCCGGACGAACGTCTCGGCGGCCGGCTTCGGCTACAGCACCGAGGCCGTCGTCGGCACC
It includes:
- a CDS encoding ATP-binding cassette domain-containing protein; protein product: MSHQRNRTEPSPNDHTPPTDDPVLSVEDLSVSLGGTDVLDGVSLDVARGELVGLVGPNGAGKTTLLRAARGTLTPELGRVVVAGDPVADLSAKAIGRRVATVPQDTAVSFAFSVREAVEMGRTPHVPRFGAMDEADRDAVDRAMERAEVREFADRPVTEISGGERSRVLLARALAQETPLLLLDEPTASLDPNHRLRTFETVASLVEEGRAAVAAIHDLDTAARYCDRLVVVADGGVIADGPPETVLTSETLQRAFDVASVVTADPVTERPRVTALPENPEQIDAPDVPDVERVHVVAGGGRAGPLLTRLGRAGVEATVGPVATGDSDADVADALGMETVTVDPLSGTDAAALDRTAEFAAAADAVVVADVDLTAGLVPVLDRLTESSTPVYCVEGRSLAERTVSQAAAERYREVRSGETGVAASAPELLEALA
- the btuC gene encoding vitamin B12 ABC transporter permease BtuC, whose product is MDAIRRAAGWSAALSLALVAVIVASAGIGPVPVPAETVVKAVLEAVAVPSLAGGDLGWHHPFSFSLRESHRAIVMAVRLPRILLGALVGFALAAAGTVMQGFFRNPMADPSIVGVSSGAAVGAVASIVAPALLPFGLGLETAAFVGALVTAFVVYAVATEGGRTPVATLLLAGVAIQTFLGAVTSFMLLHSGQSMREVVYWLMGHLDDAGWGDFVPVAGVPLLPLFVLVCFGVLLAYARDLNVLLLGEEEAAGLGIEVERTKRLLLAVSAVITGAAVAVSGVIGFVGLIVPHVLRLVVGPDHRVLLPTASVAGAAFLVAADTVARSGAQELPVGIVTAAVGAPFFLFLLRNRRVHEL